From Labeo rohita strain BAU-BD-2019 chromosome 18, IGBB_LRoh.1.0, whole genome shotgun sequence, the proteins below share one genomic window:
- the eif2a gene encoding eukaryotic translation initiation factor 2A produces MAPPTPHLAVRGSDGTSMLHGPPNCQENPSFQKDERQGRYMTFSSDGSLFGWCNGSQVSVIKASTGELVKSFDLPKTSALEFSPLNRVLATWQQYTKTQDNPQGEANLQLWDLQTGACIKAFYQKKVTGWCPSWADDESIIVRNVNNELHFFENNNFETIANKLHLQKVSEFALSPGSHPSKVAVYVPGSKGAPSFVRLYQYPNFGGPTSALANKSFFKADKVMMLWNKKATAVLVTASTEVDKTGASYYGEQTLHYVATNGESAVVQLPKNGPIYDVSWNPNSSEFCVVYGFMPAKATIFNHKCESVFDFGTGPRNAAFYSPQGHILVLAGFGNLRGQMEVWDVKKYKQVSKPQAEDTTHFSWCPDGEHIVTATCSPRLRVSNGYKIWHYTGTVLYKHETPSNKELWEVLWQPFPTGTFPEKAVKYQATPSELGSTEAKPAQAYRPPALRNKPQTASSKLHEEEPPQNMKPGAAGEKQMSKAALKNQKKREAKKAAKQENKTDEAPPPAADPAPASHVTSSCGDPEIDKKIKNLKKKLKAIDELKEQQASGKVMQKNQLEKMQKEAQLLKELEDLELGL; encoded by the exons ATGGCGCCCCCCACGCCTCATTTAGCAG TCAGAGGATCAGATGGCACGTCTATGTTGCATGGACCTCCGAACTGTCAGGAAAACCCTTCTTTTCAGAA AGATGAAAGGCAAGGCAGATACATGACGTTCAGCAGCGACGGGTCCCTGTTTGGTTGGTGCAATGGCTCACA GGTCAGTGTGATCAAAGCTTCCACTGGAGAGTTGGTGAAGTCTTTTGATCTGCCCAAAACCTCCGCACTGGAATTCTCACCTCTGAATAGAGTTCTGGCCACCTGGCAGCAATATACCA aaacgCAGGATAACCCTCAGGGAGAGGCAAACCTGCAGCTCTGGGACTTGCAAACTGGTGCCTGCATTAAAGCGTTCTATCAGAAGAAGGTTACAGGATG GTGTCCGAGCTGGGCGGATGATGAAAGTATTATCGTTAGAAATGTCAATAATGAACTTCACTTCTTCGAGAACAATAACTTTG AAACAATTGCCAACAAGCTTCACCTTCAGAAGGTGTCTGAGTTTGCTTTGTCTCCTGGATCACACCCGAGCAAG GTTGCCGTTTATGTTCCTGGAAGCAAAGGAGCTCCGTCTTTTGTACGGCTGTATCAGTATCCCAATTTCGGAGGTCCGACATCTGCTCTGGCAAACAAAAGCTTTTTCAAAGCTGATAAAGTGATGATGCTGTGGAACAAAAAAG CCACTGCGGTTCTAGTGACCGCCAGCACAGAGGTGGATAAAACAGGAGCCTCTTACTATGGAGAACAGACGTTACATTATGTCGCCACCAATGGAGAAAGCGCAGTAGTTCAGCTAC CAAAGAACGGCCCCATATATGATGTTTCCTGGAACCCCAACTCTTCCGAGTTTTGTGTGGTTTATGGTTTTATGCCGGCCAAGGCGACTATCTTTAACCACAAGTGTGAATCTGTGTTCGACTTCGGCACGGGCCCCCGAAACGCAGCTTTCTACAGCCCCCAGGGCCACATCCTCGTCCTCGCCGGGTTCGGAAACCTAAGAGGGCAGATGGAAGTCTGGGACGTGAAGAAATACAAGCAGGTGTCTAAACCCCAGGCTGAAGATACCACACATTTCTCCTGGTGTCCTGATGGAGAACACATAGTGACGGCCACCTGCTCCCCCAGACTCAGGGTCAGCAATGGATACAAGATCTGGCATTACACTGGGACTGTGTTGTACAAGCATGAAACGCCGTCAAATAAAGAGCTATGGGAAGTTTTGTGGCAGCCCTTCCCGACCGGAACCTTCCCGGAGAAGGCGGTGAAATACCAGGCGACGCCAAGTGAGCTCGGCAGCACCGAAGCCAAACCGGCGCAGGCGTACCGTCCGCCCGCTCTCCGCAACAAACCCCAGACCGCCAGCTCCAAACTA CATGAAGAGGAGCCGCCGCAGAACATGAAGCCTGGTGCTGCAGGAGAGAAGCAAATGTCTAAGGCTGCTTTGAAAAACCAGAAAAAGCGAGAAGCGAAGAAAGCAGCTAAACAG GAAAACAAGACTGATGAAGCTCCGCCTCCAGCAGCAGACCCCGCCCCTGCCAGTCATGTGACCTCTAGTTGTGGAGATCCTGAAATTGACAAAAAGATcaagaatttaaaaaag AAACTCAAAGCCATTGATGAACTGAAGGAGCAGCAGGCGTCCGGCAAAGTCATGCAAAAAAATCAG CTTGAGAAGATGCAGAAGGAAGCCCAGCTGTTGAAAGAGCTTGAAGACCTCGAATTAGGATTGTAA